The DNA sequence CGTTCCGCATGGAACGCCATTTGGAAAGGCCGATCGCATGACGCGCACCGCCACCCTCCTGCTGCTGCTTGCCGCCCTGCAGGGCATGGCCCAGCAGGCGACGCGTGTGGAGATCATCGGCGCGGACGAGTGGCGCTTCGATGAACGCATCGCACCCGGTGCACAAAGGCTCAAGGGCAACGTGCGCTTCCGGCACGACCGCGCCCTGATGTGGTGCGACAGCGCCTACCTGTACAACGACCAGCGCGTGGAGGCCTTCGGCCATGTGCGCATCGACCAGGGCGACAGTCTGCGCATGCGCGGCGACCGCTTGAGTTACGATGGCCAGCAGCGCATCGCACGCATGGAGGGCCGCGTATCGCTGGAGGATGGCCGCATGCGCCTGGAAGCGCCCAGCCTGGAGCACGACCTGCGATCGCGCAGGGCCACCTACCACGAAGGCGCCGTCATCACCGGCCAGGAAGGTGATGTGCTCACCAGCCAACGGGGCACCTACCTCACCGGCGAAAAGCTCTTCCTCTTCAGCCGCGATGTGCGCATCACCCACCCGGAACGCATCATCACCGGTGACACGCTGCACTACGGCATGGCCACCGGTGTCGCCGAGTTCTTCGGCCCCACGACGATCCTCCTGACCGGCGACAGTACCATCATCCGCACGCGACGTGGCACTTACGACACGAAGAACGACCAGGCACGCTCCACACGCCGCAGCAGTGTGGAGCACCGTGGGCGCAGCCTGGCGGGCGACACCCTGCACTACGACAAGGCCACGGGGATCGGCCTGGCCTGGGGCAACGTGGCGATCACCGATACCGCGGGCAAGATCACGTCAAGCGGACAACATGGGCGCTACAACGAACGCACCGACCGGTCCATGATCACCGGCCGCGCCCTGCTGGTGATGGCCATGGAGGACGACTCGCTCCATCTCCACGGCGACACGCTCTTCACCGCACCGCAGCAGGTCACCGACAGCGCCGGTGGGACCGTGACACATCGCCATGTGCTGGCCTACCGGCAGGTGCGGTTCCACAAGCGCGACATGCAGGGCACCTGCGACACGCTCACCTACAGCGGTGCCGACAGCCTCATCCGCATGTTCCACCGCCCCGTGCTGTGGAGCGGAACGGACCAGATCTCCGGCGGTCACATCCGCATCACGCTGCGCGATGGGCGCGCGCACCGCATGTACGTGGAGCAGGACGCCTTCCTCGTATCGCGCCTGGACAGTACGCGGTACGACCAGGTGGCGGGCCGGCAGATGACGGGATTCTTCGATGAGGACGGGCTGCGCCGATTGGTGGCCGAGGGCAACAGCCGAACGGTGTTCCATGTGCGCGAGCAGAAGGACGGCGAGGAGGAGAACATCGGCGTGAACGTGGCCGAGTGCGGGCGCATCGCGGTGGAACTCGCGGATGGCGAGGTGGCCGTGGTCACTTTCCTCGACAGGCCCGACGCCGTGTTGCATCCCACGGAAAAACTCCCGGAGGACGCGGCGATCCTCGAAGGCATGGTGTGGCGAGAGCGCGAACGCCCCGTGGATCGGGCGGACATCTTCCGCAAGCCTTAGATCGTCCTACTCCACGCCGAAAGCACGCGCCACGGCCGGGTCCATCGTGCCATCGGCCACCACGGCCCCGTTGGGCGCCACCTCCACTTCGCGCCGCGCCTCCACGATCGTGTTCGCGTAGCGGTGCAGCCTTCCGCCGGGGCCGCCGCCAGCGTCCGGGAGATGGAAGACCAGGTCGTGGTGCTCGAACTGACAATCGATCACGTGCGCCACGGTGAGACCACCCAGCCGAATGGCCGTGCCGTTGCGCTTGAACGTGCATCCGGAGACCATCACTTGCGCACCTGCCGTCGCCTCCAAGGCCACCTCATGGATGCCGCTGAAACGACCCTTCTCCACCAGGATGCGGCCACCCCATTGCCGTGCACCACCATGGCCGCGCGCATCACCGGTGAAGCCGCACGCGGTGATCCGGCCCTGCACTTGGCGCAAGCGCAACTCCCCACCGTGGAACACATTGCCTTCCATGGCCAACCGGCCGCCCTCGATCGACAGTATGGGCTGTCCAGCGGTAGTCAGTTCGCAACCGTCGATCTCCGTGCGCGACATGCCAGCGATGGACAACATGGCCTCGTGCTCCTCACCGAGCATGGTGGCGCCGGCACCACCGCTCATGCGCAATCCTTTGATGATGCTCGCACCACCGCCCCGGACAGCGAAAGTGCCGTACGGCGCGGCAGCGTTTTGCGGGCGGATGAAGACAGGATTGAGCGTTGTGCCGCGCACCTCCAGCGGACCGCGGCAGAGCACGCTGCGGCCTGGGGCGATCTCGAAACGTGCGCCGGGCAAGAGGACCACACGGTGGCCGGCGGGAAGCACCAGGTCCTCCTCCACCACGTAGCGGCCGCGTGGAAAGACCACCGAATCGCCCTGCACCACCACACGCGTTCGACGCTTGAAGGCCGCGAAGGCGGAACCCGCATCATCCTGCATGGTGACGGGCGCAACAGTTGATGCGCCGCGCGTCAACGTGGCATGGCCGGCGGGCGGTATCGTGGGGCGCAGCAGCGACAAGGGATCGAAGGGCATGCCCAACCGGCGATCGAGCAACTCGGCGAGTTGCTCACGCGCCCGGGCCTTCACCAGACGCACGGATCCGCCGCCCGCCAGATGCGGCGCAAGGGCATCGATGTAGGCCTCGCAGCGTTCGCGCAAGCGCCCGCGGGCTTCCAGCAGCTTGTCGCGCTGGGCCTGCATGGCGGCTCGGAATGCGGGGTCATCGAGCAGAGGTGTGAAGGGGTTGCAGGCGATGGGTCCGGCATGCACGGCCTTGCTCGGCGGCAATGGCGTGTAGATCGGCCACCAGCGGCCCATGCCGGTGCGCCAAGCGAAGGCCTGCGTGGTGCGGAAGGGATCGCCATGGCCCTCCAGGTGGAGCATCAGCATCCAGCCGGCCACCTGATCGCGCTCCACGAGGTCCAACAGTGCGGGCACCGGTGCCGGGCCGCCATCGGGGCAGGCCAGGGCCATGCGCGCACGGATGCCCTCCGCGCTTTCCTCCTGCGCGGCAATGGCGGGCAGGTACTGCTGGGGCCGTTCAGGATCCAGGCCCCAGGTCACCGCCACACCATCGTTCATGCCATGGCGGAAGAGCCAATCACCATCGGGTATCGGCACGCGGCAGTACGGACGCTGGGCCATGCCCGGGGATGCGAGGTGCACGAAACCCACCTCGGGCGAGAGCAGGCCGAGCTCCTCGGCGAGCAGTTGAAGGAACTTGCGGCGCAGATCATCGGGCGAAGCAGGATGCAGCAGGACGTGCCTGTCCGTTCCCAGCAGCGCCTCCTCCGATGTGCGCATGACCATGGCATCTGGATCCTCCACGCGCCTTTCGTAAACGACCATGCCTTGCCGCTCTCCGGAGCGCAATGGGGTGCGGCCCTGCGCTCCCGACAGGTCATCGGCCTGGAGCAGGGACAACTCACTGCTGGGCGCCTGGCCCGGCCGGCGATCGAACCAGCCTGCATAGGCCTCCACCTCCTGCGCTGTGATGCCCAGCGGCAAACGACCCGTGAACAGTTCCGCACCGGCGAAGGAGAACACGGCGAACAGCCCGCCGGCCACGATGACGGTGGCGATGAGGATGGCGCCGAGGCCGACCGGTCTGGGCTTATGGTCGCGCATCGCTATTCCGATCGGATCCCTTCCAGTAGGCGTGGTAGGCGGCACGCATCGTACGTGCGCGGGCGGTGACCTGCGCCGTGGGCACGCGGAACAGGGTGTTGTCGCCGGCCGTTACGCGATCGTACTTGTCGCGATCGGCGAGCAGCGCGGGCAGGGTACGCTCCAGCAACGCATCCAGCAGCGCATCGAAGGCGCCGGAACGCAGCCGTTGCACCGCATCGTTGTGCAACACCTGCCGGCGATGCGCCAGGTCGGGTTCCTGCATCATGGCGCGCATCACCCGGTCCACCATGCGCATGCCCAGGCTGTCGCGCTCCATGGCACGCGTCCCTTCCAGCACGGGGATCCACCGATCGCTGCGTGCATCACGCGTCACCACAAGCTCTTGGGCCGAAACATCCAGGGCCTCCAGCACCGCATCGTAGCGAAGCCAGGCCTCCACATCCACCAGGCGCATGAGGCTGTCCCGCCGGTCCATGGGCGACACGGCCGTATCGGCGGCCATGGCCCAGAAGCGCTGCCATGCCGCGCGTGCCTCTTCAGGGTCCCGGCCTTCACAGGACCAGCCCTGGCCCGCGTACCGGCAGGCCACTCCTTCCCCATAGGCCACATGCCGGTCGCGGAGTAGCTCTGGTCCCGCCCGTTCGCGCAGCCAGCACACGCGGCCGCGCGCACCATCGATGCGCAGGCCCACCGGCGCAGACCAGGTGGCCACCACGCCCAGCCTGCCCGCGGCGGTGTGCACCAGGTGGCCATGCAGCATGTCCATGATGCCGCCGCGATCGAGCCACAAGGCGCGCACGGGCACATGCGGCGTGGCATGCGACAATTCGATGCGCCAGGTGGCGTGCTCCGGCCGCATGCCCGCCACGGGTTCCATGGCCGTCCAGGTCATGGCGAGGCGCGCTTCATCCTCATGGAGCGTCGCTTGTCCTTGTTGGTCGCGGTCACGCTGGATGCGCCACACCGGGATGTCCGGATGCCCGGGATGCTCCGCGAGACCATCCAGGAGCACCGATGCCGCCGCCGCGCGCGCGATGCGCCAGGTGCGTTCGGGGCCAAGCAACGCCGTGGCCGCCACGCCGCTGAGGGCCACCAACGCGAAGAGCGCCCACCACCACCTGCTGCCACCGCGCCCTTCCTTCATCGCACACGGCTTGGTGCGCCCAGCAGCAGCACCAGCACCGTGGCGCCGGCGAGCACGAGCGCGCTGAGATGAAGACCCAGGCCGAGCAGGGCGGAGAAGAGCATCACCGGCAGCCACAGGCCATGCTGGCCATCGTTGCGGCCGATCAAGCCGCCCAAGGTGACGCCGACGGCGATGATGATCGCGGGCCAGAGGCCGCATTCCACGTGGCGGAGCAGCAGCACCAGGCCGAAGCCGGCCAGCAGCATGGTGCCCCGCATCAGCGGTCCGCGATCCGCCGGGCGCAGCGGGCGGTTCCAGCACCAGCCGAAGAGCACAAGCGCCACGAGGAGCACGGCGAAGAGCACCACGTGCGTGACCCAGCCGTGGAACAGCCAGGCCAGGGCGGGGTCTTCAGCGCCGGTTCCGGGGAACATCCGCGCCAAGATCGGCGCCTGGACAGGGGTCCATTGAGCGGACGGCCTGCGAGTTATCCATGGCCGACGGGGGAAAGAAGCATCACAGGTAACGCTCCATCCAACTGGCGCGCAGCGGCACACGGAAGCGCTCGTGCAGCTCGCCCACGGTGGTCACCAGATCGTCGAAGACGGTGGTGTCCGCGTCGATCAGGCCCTTGGCGAGCATCTCCGGCAGTTCCTGCAGGCGGCAGCTGAGCACCTTTCCCTCACGCTCGTACACGATGAACATGCGGTCGGTGAGCATGAGGTTGAGGTCGTACTCCAGCTGCTTGACGAAGCCCACGCTCTTGTCGATGCTGCAACCGCTGGCCTGGGCCTGTTCCTCGTCCACGGCGATGATGACGAACCGGTCGTGCAGCACATCCACGCAGGCGTCCAGCGGCTGGCCGTGCGCCGCCCATTCGGCGGTGAAGACCGCGCCGCGTTCGCGGATGAGCTTCTGCTCGGCCTGGCCCAGATCGCGCGGGGCCTTGTACACCCAGATGCGGGCGTGCGCGGGCATGTCGGCGATGCGCTTGACGATGGACGGTGCGGGGGTGGCGGTCTCCATGTTCATGGTCTTCCGGGGTTCGTTGGCAAGACGTGTACCATCAGAGTTCCGATGCCTCGGCGATCAGTTCGGCGATGTCCTTCACCTTCACCTCGGCTTCCTTGTTGAAATGTTTGACACCATCGGTGAGCATGGTGTTGCAGAAGGGGCAACCTGCGGCTATCACATCGGGCTTCTCCCCCAACGCTTCCTCGCTGCGTTCGATGTTCACCTCGCGCTGGCCGGGCTCGGCCTCCTTGAACATCTGTGCGCCACCGGCCCCGCAGCACAGGCCGTTCCGCTTGCTGCGCTTCATCTCCACCAGCGCGGCATCAAGCTTCAGCAGCACTTCGCGCGGCGCTTCGTACTCGCCGTTGCCACGGCCCAGGTAGCAGGGGTCGTGGAAGGTGATGCGCTTGCCGGCGAAGCTGCCGCCCTGCACCTTGATGCGGCCTTCCTTCAGCAGCGCGTTGATGAATTGCGTGTGGTGCAGCACCTCATAGTCGCCGCCCAGCGCGGGATACTCGTTCTTCAGCGTGTTGAAGCAATGCGGACAGGCGGTGACGATGCGCTTCACGCCGTAGCCGTTGAGCACGGTGATGTTCTGCAACGCCTGCATCTGGAAGAGGAACTCGTTGCCGGCGCGGCGCGCGGGATCGCCTGTGCAGCTTTCCTCCTGTCCCAGCACGGCGAACTTCACCTGGGCCGCGTTCATGATGCGCACGAAGGCCTTGGTGATCTTGCGCGCCCGATCGTCGAAGCTGCCAGCACAGCCCACCCAGAAGAGCACTTCGGGGGTTTCGCCGGTGACGGTGAACTCGGAGATCGTGGGGACGTGCATGGGGCGGTGTTCAGTTGTCAGCTGTCAGTTGTCCGTTGTCAGTTGTCAGTTGTCCATTGTCCGTTGTCCGTTGTCAGTTGTCTGATGCGAGATCCGTGGCAAGGTCGGCCGGCATGGGCACAAAGATCTCCACTTCCTCGCCATAGGGTCCTGCTGGCTCCGCAGCACCATCGACAATGCCCATGCCTTGCAGATACCGGATATAACCGTTCAGGACACGGATAGCCTCTTCCACCAAAGCCCAGTGCGATCTCAAAGCAGCCGCATCCATGTACTCCTCATCAAATGCGGCACTCAGATGACCCAAGGTCTCGTAGAGCGAGCCGCGCGCCATGCGACAAAAACGTGCATTGTCCTTCTCATGGAATCGACCATAACCCTCAGCCAGGTTCGAACATGGACCTCTGCTCGAACGGATGATCCGATCGCAAAGCCTGAATTTTTCTTCCGCCGGCCAGGTCCTCGCCAGCTT is a window from the Flavobacteriales bacterium genome containing:
- a CDS encoding (Fe-S)-binding protein produces the protein MHVPTISEFTVTGETPEVLFWVGCAGSFDDRARKITKAFVRIMNAAQVKFAVLGQEESCTGDPARRAGNEFLFQMQALQNITVLNGYGVKRIVTACPHCFNTLKNEYPALGGDYEVLHHTQFINALLKEGRIKVQGGSFAGKRITFHDPCYLGRGNGEYEAPREVLLKLDAALVEMKRSKRNGLCCGAGGAQMFKEAEPGQREVNIERSEEALGEKPDVIAAGCPFCNTMLTDGVKHFNKEAEVKVKDIAELIAEASEL
- a CDS encoding four helix bundle protein, with protein sequence MSASTSGSALGSFTELIAWQKAREVRKAVSKLARTWPAEEKFRLCDRIIRSSRGPCSNLAEGYGRFHEKDNARFCRMARGSLYETLGHLSAAFDEEYMDAAALRSHWALVEEAIRVLNGYIRYLQGMGIVDGAAEPAGPYGEEVEIFVPMPADLATDLASDN